A section of the Streptomyces sp. NBC_01591 genome encodes:
- a CDS encoding SpoIIE family protein phosphatase has product MDGKTLPGAPGHNGLPFADSAAGALLDTDGLIIGWTPAAEELFALPAESVCGRPARELLADPAGWPGPPGEYRMSAWYGETVVRTGRGEELGIAFQVLPLTGTGAGTSAGPARFFVLWAPAGTVARWQQDQAFTRELFLQDRLGLAVFDAELRLVRTNTHLLPYTGLLPDLRNRRLGDFLQAPDAAAIERRLREVLRTGQPLILAEETVRTIEDPGDGVVMAVSAFRLQAPDGQVFGVTALFTDVTEQRRSDERLAILHHATAAVGRSLSVTGTGEELAAVLVPGLADLAVVEIAEAVFTGEEPAPGEDGLLPLRRTAVAGERAAEVPTGTVVPADADCAPALDASPASMTAPLRARGIFLGRVTVRRGPGRPGYAPADLDLLCEIAARAALALDNARRYTREHRAAVGLQRSLLPPSQAETVAVTTSGFYLPADTATGVGGDWFDVIPLSSARVALVAGDVVGHGLGATATMGRLRTAVRTLADLDLEPDELMVHLDDLVSQLRDEPSEPEEPTGPDGPDGPGGPGRPDGLDRPSRFTRPDEGGAHGDQRADPIGATCLYAVYDPVSRRCAMVSAGHPPPAVAGPDGTVAYVPLNPGPPLGVNGLPFEVTEIELAPGSLLALYTDGLIEGRDTDLDEGMAELRRRLARPGAAAAPLRELGQEIISGRPAHQLADDVTLLLARTHAVPPGNTAVWPVAADPAAVARVRQDAVRQLHAWGLEELAFTTELVLSELVTNAIRHAGGPVEVRLIRAGALTCEVSDPSATQPRMRRALLTDEGGRGLYLVAQLTTRWGSRYTRYGKTIWAEQPIPDDPQAQSS; this is encoded by the coding sequence GTGGACGGCAAGACCCTCCCGGGCGCCCCCGGGCACAACGGGCTCCCGTTCGCGGACAGCGCGGCCGGGGCCCTGCTCGATACGGACGGGCTGATCATCGGCTGGACGCCCGCGGCGGAGGAGCTGTTCGCGCTTCCCGCCGAGAGCGTCTGCGGCCGTCCCGCCCGGGAGCTGCTCGCGGATCCGGCCGGCTGGCCCGGACCGCCTGGCGAGTACCGGATGAGCGCCTGGTACGGCGAGACGGTGGTGCGTACCGGCCGGGGCGAGGAACTGGGCATCGCCTTCCAGGTGCTCCCGCTGACGGGCACCGGCGCCGGGACGTCCGCGGGCCCGGCCCGGTTCTTCGTGCTGTGGGCACCCGCCGGGACGGTCGCCCGGTGGCAGCAGGACCAGGCGTTCACCCGGGAGCTCTTCCTGCAGGACCGGCTGGGTCTCGCCGTGTTCGACGCGGAACTGCGGCTGGTCAGGACCAACACCCATCTGCTGCCGTACACCGGCCTCCTGCCGGATCTGCGCAACCGGCGACTGGGGGACTTCCTCCAGGCGCCGGACGCCGCGGCGATCGAGCGACGGCTGCGCGAGGTGCTGCGGACCGGACAGCCGCTGATCCTGGCGGAGGAGACCGTACGGACCATCGAGGATCCCGGCGACGGGGTGGTGATGGCCGTCTCGGCGTTCCGGCTCCAGGCACCGGACGGGCAGGTCTTCGGCGTCACCGCGCTGTTCACGGACGTCACCGAGCAGCGCCGCTCCGACGAGCGCCTGGCGATTCTGCACCACGCCACCGCGGCCGTCGGCAGATCGCTGTCCGTCACCGGCACCGGCGAGGAGCTGGCCGCCGTGCTGGTGCCCGGACTGGCCGACCTCGCCGTGGTGGAGATCGCGGAGGCGGTGTTCACGGGCGAGGAACCGGCTCCCGGCGAGGACGGGCTGCTGCCGCTCCGCCGGACCGCAGTGGCCGGGGAACGGGCCGCGGAGGTGCCGACCGGCACCGTGGTCCCGGCCGATGCCGACTGCGCCCCGGCCCTCGACGCCTCCCCGGCGTCGATGACCGCACCGCTGCGGGCCCGGGGCATCTTCCTCGGCCGGGTGACCGTCCGGCGCGGCCCCGGCCGGCCCGGCTACGCGCCGGCCGACCTGGACCTGCTGTGCGAGATCGCCGCCCGCGCGGCCCTCGCCCTGGACAACGCCCGCCGCTACACCCGGGAACACCGGGCCGCCGTCGGCCTGCAGCGCAGTCTGCTGCCGCCCTCGCAGGCCGAGACCGTCGCCGTGACCACCTCCGGCTTCTACCTGCCGGCCGATACCGCCACCGGCGTCGGCGGCGACTGGTTCGACGTGATCCCGCTGTCCTCCGCCCGGGTCGCCCTGGTCGCCGGGGACGTGGTCGGCCATGGGCTGGGGGCCACCGCCACCATGGGACGGCTCCGTACCGCCGTCCGCACCCTCGCCGACCTCGATCTGGAACCGGACGAGCTGATGGTGCACCTCGACGACCTGGTCTCCCAGCTCCGCGACGAGCCCAGCGAGCCGGAGGAACCCACGGGGCCCGACGGACCGGACGGACCCGGCGGACCCGGCCGGCCCGACGGCCTCGATCGGCCCAGCCGGTTCACCCGACCGGACGAAGGCGGGGCACACGGTGACCAACGGGCCGACCCGATCGGCGCCACCTGCCTGTACGCGGTCTACGACCCGGTCTCCCGGCGCTGCGCGATGGTCTCCGCCGGGCACCCACCGCCCGCCGTGGCGGGTCCGGACGGGACCGTCGCGTACGTACCCCTGAACCCCGGGCCGCCGCTGGGCGTCAACGGTCTGCCCTTCGAGGTGACGGAGATCGAACTGGCACCCGGCAGCCTTCTCGCGCTCTACACCGACGGACTGATCGAGGGACGCGACACCGACCTCGACGAGGGCATGGCCGAACTGCGCCGCCGACTGGCCCGCCCCGGCGCCGCCGCCGCACCGCTGCGGGAGCTGGGCCAGGAGATCATCTCCGGTCGGCCCGCGCACCAACTCGCCGACGACGTCACCCTGTTGCTCGCCCGCACCCATGCGGTGCCGCCCGGGAACACGGCCGTCTGGCCCGTGGCGGCCGACCCGGCCGCCGTCGCCCGGGTCCGGCAGGACGCGGTGCGGCAGCTGCACGCCTGGGGACTGGAGGAGCTGGCCTTCACCACCGAACTGGTGCTGAGCGAGCTGGTCACCAACGCCATCCGTCACGCCGGCGGCCCGGTCGAGGTGCGGCTGATCCGCGCGGGAGCGCTGACCTGCGAGGTCTCCGACCCCAGCGCCACGCAACCCCGCATGCGCCGGGCCCTGTTGACCGACGAAGGAGGCCGCGGCCTGTATCTGGTCGCCCAGCTCACCACGCGCTGGGGCAGCCGTTACACCCGGTACGGCAAGACGATCTGGGCCGAGCAGCCGATCCCGGACGACCCGCAGGCCCAGAGCAGCTGA
- a CDS encoding polysaccharide lyase 8 family protein translates to MTTAWSRRALLATGGGAALALGLPTAASASASVSDSAFSPTASLSTAAADAADEFAALRAKWRDLYLGTGFSPTAEPFKSKLADLGAQATAYRSTMAPARGSLWPDLVHLDPEPDTDTESFGFSANMNTGYNRLRTMAEAYSQPGTGVTGDTGLRDAVITGLDHLHADVFNETTTRYGNWWNWQIGAPQALMDTCVLLHDALSDAQRADYCKAVDKFLPDSAVGSYTGTSTGANRVDLCRGMILRGIVGANAAKIALAVDALSPVFPYVTTGDGFYPDGSFVQHTSIPYIGGYGAVLNDGLGRLFALLRGSTWEITDPGSRQFLDTIDAAIAPFIYDGLMMDNVSGRGITRVGSSDHTRAHGVMASIVLLGMGAGPEENARWRAMVKGWLQRDHYAPALKAGSLSLVNTARLQVLLDDTTVTASPEPSAHRAFHNMDRVTHRRRGWGAGLSMASERIAHYEFGNGENKRGWHTGAGWLQWWGDGAGLDQYSDAYWPTVDPYRLPGITVSRKKLADGQGGAWANPKPGTRWVGGTGDGEFGTTGQHLQGLASTMRARKSWFWLDDCVVCLGSGITSTDGAGVETVVDNRCLGTSGTQRLLLDGEAQPATQGWSTTRTTTWAHLDGHAGYVFPGGTGLHALREERTGAWKDINDGGTTTPNTRRYVTLWQDHGTDPADSAYAYILLPGASSKRTAARAEDTGWLEILANDARRTGIRVPSLGFTGVNFWAAGTAGKVTASAPVCVQIHEKRDGTATICVSDPSRTVTGLTLTWQRPVKSVLSKAETVSDIRTGSSATVTYGDLSKSRGATHTVRVRVR, encoded by the coding sequence ATGACAACTGCCTGGTCCCGTCGTGCCCTGCTGGCCACGGGCGGCGGTGCGGCGCTCGCCCTCGGCCTGCCGACCGCCGCGTCCGCGTCCGCGTCCGTGTCCGACTCCGCCTTCTCCCCGACGGCCTCGCTTTCCACCGCCGCTGCCGACGCCGCCGACGAATTCGCCGCCCTGCGTGCGAAGTGGCGCGATCTGTACCTGGGAACCGGTTTCAGTCCGACCGCCGAGCCCTTCAAGTCCAAGCTCGCCGACCTCGGCGCCCAGGCAACCGCTTACCGCTCCACGATGGCCCCCGCGCGCGGCTCCCTCTGGCCGGACCTCGTCCATCTCGACCCCGAACCGGACACCGACACCGAATCGTTCGGCTTCTCCGCCAACATGAACACCGGCTACAACCGGCTGCGCACCATGGCGGAGGCGTACTCCCAGCCCGGCACCGGGGTCACCGGCGACACCGGCCTCAGGGACGCGGTCATCACCGGCCTCGACCACCTCCACGCCGACGTCTTCAACGAGACGACCACCCGATACGGGAACTGGTGGAACTGGCAGATCGGCGCGCCCCAGGCCCTCATGGACACCTGTGTGCTGCTCCATGACGCCCTGTCGGACGCCCAGCGGGCCGACTACTGCAAGGCCGTCGACAAGTTCCTGCCCGACTCGGCCGTCGGCTCGTACACCGGTACCAGCACCGGCGCCAACCGTGTCGACCTGTGCCGCGGCATGATCCTGCGCGGCATCGTCGGCGCCAATGCCGCCAAGATCGCGCTGGCGGTCGACGCGCTCTCGCCGGTCTTCCCGTACGTCACGACCGGCGACGGCTTCTACCCGGACGGCTCCTTCGTCCAGCACACCTCGATCCCGTACATCGGTGGCTACGGCGCGGTCCTCAACGACGGTCTCGGCCGGCTCTTCGCCCTGCTGCGCGGCTCGACCTGGGAGATCACCGATCCGGGCAGCCGGCAGTTCCTCGACACCATCGACGCGGCCATCGCCCCGTTCATCTACGACGGCCTGATGATGGACAACGTCTCGGGTCGCGGCATCACCCGCGTCGGCTCCAGCGACCACACCCGCGCCCACGGCGTCATGGCCTCCATCGTGCTGCTCGGCATGGGCGCCGGCCCCGAGGAGAACGCCCGCTGGCGCGCCATGGTCAAGGGCTGGCTGCAGCGCGACCACTACGCCCCGGCGCTCAAGGCCGGCTCCCTGAGCCTGGTCAACACCGCCCGGCTGCAGGTCCTGTTGGACGACACGACCGTCACCGCGTCCCCGGAACCGTCCGCGCACCGCGCCTTCCACAACATGGACCGGGTCACCCACCGCCGCCGCGGCTGGGGCGCCGGTCTCTCCATGGCCTCCGAGCGGATCGCCCACTACGAGTTCGGCAACGGGGAGAACAAGCGCGGCTGGCACACCGGCGCGGGCTGGCTGCAGTGGTGGGGCGACGGCGCGGGTCTCGATCAGTACTCGGACGCGTACTGGCCGACCGTCGACCCGTACCGGCTGCCCGGCATCACCGTCTCCCGGAAGAAGCTCGCCGACGGACAGGGCGGCGCCTGGGCCAACCCGAAGCCGGGCACGCGGTGGGTCGGCGGCACCGGCGACGGCGAGTTCGGCACCACCGGCCAGCACCTCCAGGGCCTGGCGAGCACGATGCGCGCCCGCAAGTCATGGTTCTGGCTCGACGACTGCGTGGTCTGCCTCGGCTCCGGCATCACCTCCACGGACGGCGCCGGCGTCGAGACGGTCGTCGACAACCGCTGCCTCGGCACGAGCGGCACGCAGCGGCTGCTGCTCGACGGCGAGGCCCAGCCCGCCACCCAGGGCTGGTCCACCACCCGCACCACCACCTGGGCCCACCTCGACGGGCACGCCGGATACGTCTTCCCCGGCGGCACCGGACTGCACGCGCTGCGCGAGGAGCGCACCGGCGCCTGGAAGGACATCAACGACGGCGGCACCACCACGCCCAACACCCGCCGGTACGTGACCCTTTGGCAGGACCACGGCACCGATCCGGCGGACAGCGCCTACGCGTACATCCTGCTGCCGGGCGCGAGCAGCAAGCGCACCGCCGCCCGCGCCGAGGACACCGGCTGGCTGGAGATCCTCGCCAATGACGCCCGGCGCACCGGTATCCGTGTCCCCTCCCTCGGCTTCACCGGCGTCAACTTCTGGGCGGCGGGCACGGCGGGCAAGGTCACGGCGAGTGCGCCGGTCTGCGTGCAGATCCACGAGAAGCGCGACGGCACCGCCACGATCTGCGTCTCCGACCCGTCCCGCACCGTCACCGGCCTCACCCTCACCTGGCAGCGGCCCGTCAAGTCCGTCCTGTCCAAGGCGGAGACCGTCAGCGACATCCGGACCGGCTCGTCGGCGACCGTGACCTACGGCGACCTGAGCAAGAGCCGGGGCGCCACGCACACCGTGCGCGTACGCGTCCGGTGA
- a CDS encoding MerR family transcriptional regulator yields MVWPIAEVARMSGVTARTLRHYDEIGLLPPAGIGSNGHRCYGEGELLRLQQILVLRALGLGLPEIGRILASQVDEVEALRGHHRRLLAERDRIDALAGTVSRTITELEESRKDGNPMTAINRPENLFEGVRPAQYQESLRDFPELAGEIDRHTSSMSEAQIEAGHRERTAQMIRLAELLAAGVPAEADPVQAEIEAQHRALTALRAVSAEEYRAIGRSCVENEQWRAAYEAITPGLAAYQRDAIEAYVTTRLS; encoded by the coding sequence ATGGTCTGGCCGATCGCGGAGGTCGCCCGGATGTCCGGTGTGACGGCTCGGACGCTGCGGCACTACGACGAGATCGGCCTGCTGCCGCCCGCGGGGATCGGTTCCAACGGCCACCGCTGCTACGGGGAGGGCGAGTTGCTCCGGCTGCAGCAGATCCTCGTACTGCGGGCGCTGGGCCTGGGTCTGCCCGAGATCGGGCGGATCCTGGCCTCGCAGGTCGATGAGGTGGAGGCCCTGCGCGGTCACCACCGCCGGCTTCTCGCCGAGCGCGACCGGATCGACGCGCTGGCCGGCACCGTCTCCCGCACGATCACCGAACTGGAGGAGTCCAGGAAGGACGGTAACCCCATGACCGCCATCAACCGACCGGAGAACCTCTTCGAGGGCGTTCGGCCCGCCCAGTACCAGGAGAGCCTGCGCGACTTCCCGGAGCTGGCCGGGGAGATCGACCGGCACACCTCGTCGATGAGCGAGGCGCAGATCGAGGCCGGACACCGGGAGCGCACGGCGCAGATGATCCGGCTGGCCGAGCTGCTGGCCGCGGGTGTGCCCGCCGAGGCCGATCCGGTGCAGGCCGAGATCGAGGCCCAGCACCGGGCCCTGACCGCCCTCCGGGCGGTCTCCGCCGAGGAGTACCGCGCGATCGGGCGTTCCTGCGTGGAGAACGAGCAGTGGCGCGCGGCGTACGAGGCGATCACGCCGGGCCTGGCCGCGTACCAGCGGGACGCCATCGAGGCGTACGTCACGACCCGGCTGAGCTGA
- a CDS encoding TetR/AcrR family transcriptional regulator gives MSPRGVTTPDVRERLFTAAERVLEREGPGALTSRAITGEAGCAKGLLHAHFSGLDQFVAELVLDRFARVAGHAEELRGRVGRGTVAENLLGIALALLSSAGPTVAGLALTRPAASLRIREALEGGAPGFDTVQDAIADYLDAERRAGRIAERADTAAAALALVGTLHHLLMTGGHDGRNAQERAGRLVALLETTLRRGPDDVTE, from the coding sequence ATGTCACCACGCGGTGTGACGACTCCGGACGTCCGTGAGCGGCTGTTCACCGCTGCGGAGCGGGTGCTGGAGCGGGAGGGGCCGGGAGCCCTGACGAGCAGAGCGATCACCGGTGAGGCCGGCTGCGCCAAGGGACTGCTGCACGCCCACTTCTCCGGACTCGACCAGTTCGTCGCGGAGTTGGTCCTGGACCGTTTCGCGCGAGTGGCCGGGCACGCCGAGGAACTCCGGGGGCGGGTGGGGCGGGGCACCGTCGCGGAGAACCTTCTCGGCATCGCTCTCGCGTTGCTGTCCTCGGCCGGCCCCACCGTCGCCGGCCTGGCGCTCACCCGCCCCGCGGCGTCCTTGCGGATCCGCGAGGCCCTGGAGGGCGGTGCGCCGGGCTTCGACACGGTCCAGGACGCGATCGCCGACTACCTGGACGCGGAACGGCGGGCCGGCCGCATCGCGGAACGGGCCGACACCGCCGCCGCGGCCCTCGCCCTGGTCGGGACCCTCCACCACCTGCTCATGACCGGCGGACATGACGGGCGGAACGCACAGGAGCGTGCCGGGCGACTGGTGGCCCTGCTCGAAACCACCCTCAGGCGCGGGCCCGACGACGTCACCGAGTGA
- a CDS encoding class I SAM-dependent methyltransferase, with translation MRRIANKDQEQAWNGYEGTYWADNQDRWDGVNEGFNEPLLTAAAITERDRVLDIGCGAGRTTRLAARQASGGQVLGLDLSVPMLDRARESARHEALGNVTFERADVQVHPFGPGTFDVAISRFGVMFFDDPVAAFTNIGRALRPGGRIAFVCPAEPGRTEWLQAIQGLSDILPFGGLGAPGGPGMFSLAAPGTMRDVLSRAGYEAIGTAQVEAYGTWGRDAADAAAFLLDSGPGRHLMSQVREDVRDQAQQRLVDLLRPRERGGVLQLRSAALLVTARRPR, from the coding sequence ATGCGACGCATTGCCAACAAGGACCAGGAACAGGCATGGAACGGTTACGAGGGAACGTACTGGGCCGACAACCAGGACCGCTGGGACGGCGTGAACGAGGGATTCAACGAACCGCTCCTCACCGCCGCAGCGATCACGGAACGGGACCGCGTCCTCGACATCGGCTGCGGGGCGGGGCGCACCACCCGTCTCGCCGCACGGCAGGCAAGCGGCGGGCAGGTGCTGGGACTTGACCTGTCGGTCCCCATGCTCGACCGTGCGCGGGAGTCCGCGCGGCACGAAGCGCTCGGCAATGTGACGTTCGAGCGGGCGGACGTCCAGGTCCATCCGTTCGGTCCCGGGACCTTCGACGTCGCGATCAGCCGCTTCGGGGTGATGTTCTTCGACGATCCCGTCGCCGCCTTCACCAACATCGGGCGAGCTCTGCGCCCTGGCGGCCGTATCGCCTTCGTCTGCCCCGCGGAGCCCGGCCGGACCGAGTGGCTGCAGGCCATCCAGGGGCTGAGCGACATCCTGCCCTTCGGTGGCCTGGGAGCCCCTGGAGGCCCCGGCATGTTCTCGCTGGCGGCCCCGGGGACCATGCGCGACGTACTGTCCCGCGCCGGTTACGAGGCCATCGGCACCGCACAGGTCGAGGCGTACGGGACATGGGGCCGGGACGCCGCCGATGCCGCCGCATTCCTGTTGGACTCCGGTCCCGGCCGACACCTGATGAGCCAGGTGCGGGAGGACGTCCGGGATCAGGCCCAGCAGAGGCTCGTCGATCTGCTGCGACCCCGCGAGCGGGGAGGAGTGCTCCAACTGCGCAGTGCCGCCCTGCTGGTCACCGCCCGTCGGCCGCGGTGA
- a CDS encoding MFS transporter, producing MTVSASPTASTDSRRWSALALIALAQFIVIMDTSIIGVALPKMQADLGFSQENLSWVFNAYVVAFGGLLLLGGRLSDLLGARRLFSAGWVVLAAGSLTAGLAGEVWVELTGRALQGVGAALIAPSALTLLMTLFGSRPQELGKAFALYGAAAPAGGTAGVFLGGVITQYASWPWVFYINIPVALVVLAVTPAVMPSGTGRRGSIDLAGAVTVTAGLAAAVYAIVRAPETGWDSAETWLVLLAGAALIAAFVAIQSKRREPLMRLGIWRAPNLAGANIAQLLMAAAWIPMWFFLNLYLQQVLGLDAFASGSALLPMTVAIMIMMIVLAPRLISRFGPKPLIVLGLFALGAGMFWLSLARPDGNFLVDVLPASLLSAVGMSLAFIPSLGTALSSARPEEGGLASGIVNTSYQVGSALGLAAMTALAAAHGAREPGDPVALTNGFSAAFLGAAALAVVGALAALLTLRTAPAAEGAGSGDQPEKATA from the coding sequence ATGACCGTGTCAGCCTCACCAACCGCGTCAACCGATTCGCGGAGATGGTCCGCGCTCGCCCTGATCGCCCTGGCTCAGTTCATCGTCATCATGGATACGTCGATCATCGGCGTGGCCCTGCCCAAGATGCAGGCCGACCTGGGCTTCTCCCAGGAGAACCTGTCGTGGGTGTTCAACGCCTACGTCGTCGCCTTCGGGGGGCTGCTGCTGCTCGGCGGACGGCTCTCGGACCTGCTCGGTGCCAGGCGCCTGTTCAGCGCCGGATGGGTCGTCCTCGCCGCAGGCTCCCTGACCGCGGGCCTCGCGGGTGAGGTCTGGGTCGAGCTGACCGGGCGGGCCCTGCAGGGCGTGGGTGCCGCGCTGATCGCCCCGTCCGCCCTCACCCTGCTGATGACCCTGTTCGGCTCACGTCCCCAGGAGCTGGGGAAGGCCTTCGCGCTGTACGGCGCGGCCGCCCCGGCCGGAGGTACCGCCGGAGTCTTCCTCGGTGGGGTCATCACCCAGTACGCCAGCTGGCCCTGGGTGTTCTACATCAACATCCCCGTCGCCCTCGTCGTCCTGGCCGTCACGCCTGCCGTCATGCCTTCGGGCACGGGGCGACGCGGCTCGATCGACCTCGCCGGCGCGGTCACCGTCACGGCGGGTCTCGCCGCCGCCGTCTACGCCATCGTCCGGGCCCCCGAGACCGGTTGGGATTCCGCCGAGACCTGGCTGGTCCTCCTGGCCGGCGCGGCACTGATCGCCGCGTTCGTCGCGATCCAGTCCAAGCGGCGCGAACCGCTGATGCGGCTGGGGATCTGGCGGGCACCCAACCTGGCCGGTGCCAACATCGCCCAGCTGCTCATGGCCGCCGCGTGGATACCCATGTGGTTCTTCCTCAACCTCTACCTGCAGCAGGTCCTGGGGCTCGACGCCTTCGCCTCCGGCTCCGCGCTGCTGCCCATGACGGTCGCCATCATGATCATGATGATCGTCCTGGCGCCGCGCCTGATCTCGCGGTTCGGGCCCAAGCCCCTCATCGTCCTGGGGCTGTTCGCGCTCGGCGCGGGCATGTTCTGGCTCTCGCTGGCCCGCCCGGACGGAAACTTCCTCGTCGACGTCCTGCCCGCCTCCCTGCTCTCGGCGGTGGGCATGTCGCTGGCGTTCATCCCGTCGCTCGGCACCGCGCTGTCCAGTGCCCGCCCGGAGGAGGGCGGCCTCGCCTCGGGGATCGTCAACACCAGCTACCAGGTCGGCTCCGCCCTCGGCCTCGCCGCCATGACGGCACTCGCCGCCGCACACGGCGCCCGCGAACCCGGGGACCCGGTGGCCCTCACCAACGGCTTCTCCGCCGCCTTCCTCGGTGCCGCGGCCCTCGCGGTGGTCGGCGCCCTCGCCGCCCTGCTGACCCTGCGCACCGCACCGGCCGCCGAGGGTGCGGGCAGCGGTGACCAGCCGGAAAAGGCCACGGCCTGA
- a CDS encoding NADP-dependent oxidoreductase — MTETYRAVEFSEYGGPEVLRVVDREVPRPGPGQVLVEVRAAGVNPLDWQLRSGAVAAMMPVEFPSVPGGDVAGVVADVGADVTDFAAGDEVFGSIGSGGYAEFALAPAAQLARKPEAVSWEVAAGLPVAVNTAYQALTDLGVKAGETLVVDGAAGGVGSVAVQIARHLGATVIGTAGERNHAYLRSLGAEPVMYGEGFAGRIRAVAVKGVDAAFDAAGKGSLPALVELAGGPDRVVTIADHRAAEHGVRFVFAGPDAIRERLEQAAALVESGELDLSVARTYSLSQAADAHRESAGGHVRGKLIIVPN; from the coding sequence ATGACAGAGACGTATCGCGCTGTGGAGTTCTCGGAGTACGGAGGTCCCGAGGTCTTACGCGTGGTGGACCGCGAGGTGCCTCGCCCGGGTCCCGGGCAGGTGCTGGTGGAGGTCCGCGCCGCCGGGGTGAATCCACTGGACTGGCAGCTGCGCAGCGGGGCCGTCGCGGCGATGATGCCGGTGGAGTTCCCCTCGGTGCCCGGCGGAGACGTCGCCGGTGTCGTCGCGGACGTCGGTGCGGACGTGACCGACTTCGCCGCGGGTGACGAGGTCTTCGGTTCGATCGGCTCCGGCGGCTACGCCGAGTTCGCACTGGCGCCCGCGGCGCAGCTCGCACGGAAGCCCGAAGCCGTGTCCTGGGAGGTCGCGGCCGGGCTGCCGGTGGCCGTCAACACGGCGTACCAGGCGCTCACGGACCTCGGGGTGAAGGCCGGGGAGACCCTGGTCGTGGACGGGGCCGCCGGTGGCGTCGGGTCCGTGGCCGTACAGATCGCCAGGCATCTCGGCGCGACCGTGATCGGTACGGCCGGCGAACGCAATCACGCGTACCTGCGCTCGCTCGGCGCCGAACCCGTGATGTATGGCGAGGGGTTCGCCGGGCGGATCCGTGCCGTCGCCGTGAAGGGCGTGGACGCGGCATTCGACGCCGCCGGAAAGGGGTCGCTGCCCGCCCTCGTCGAACTGGCCGGCGGGCCGGATCGCGTGGTCACCATCGCCGATCACCGGGCGGCGGAGCACGGTGTGCGCTTCGTGTTCGCCGGCCCCGACGCGATCCGTGAACGCCTTGAGCAGGCAGCCGCGCTGGTCGAGAGCGGCGAACTCGACCTGTCCGTGGCCCGGACGTACTCACTCTCCCAGGCGGCCGACGCCCACC